AGGGGTTCCAGATCCCCACCACCTCGACCGAAGAATTCAGGCTGCACAGCACGGCGATCTCGACGAGTTCGCCCCGGCCGCACAGCCCGGCCGTCTTGACACCCCGCGCTTCAAGCTCGGCGAACAAGCGGTCGTAGCTCTGCCGCCAGCGGCGGAAGGCGGTAAAGGAATCACTGAAAAACTGGGCGGTGAGCCGGCTCTTTTCGGCAAAGCCGTGGGGCGTGAGGTAATACTTGTAGCGCCGCGCCGGGGCCTGCGAAACCTTGATCAATCCCTTGTTGATGCAGCGCTTGATATAGGCGTTGGTCAGGCCGAGCGCGATCCCCAGATCGTTGGCCAGGCGCCGCTGGCTCACGGCGTCCGAGTCGTCGATCCGCTCGAGCAGATCGAGCACGATGCTGTCTTCGCGGGAATCGCGGTTCATCACGGGTTCAGGGCGCCCGACCGGTCACGCCGGGCGGACCGCGAACAGGCAGTGTTCGGCGCCGTCGGCCCGGCACAGAGCCTCGTGCGAGGTCAGCGTGAAGCGGCGGCCCGTCGTCTGGACGACCCATTCGAGCGAACCGGCAAACCAGCCCGCATACATGTAGCAAAGCTTGCGCCCCGCATCGGTACCGCAATGTTCGACAAACACCGAATGGTCGAGACGGACGTCTGCGGCTCCGCTTTCGCCGTCCACGGAAACCACGGTGAATCGGCCCCAGCCCCGCTGGGAAATCCGCCGCATATAGTGATGAAAGACCTCGAGGCCCTCGAGGCCGTGAGTCGCGGCCTCCTTTTCGCACCACACCCAGGCCGATTTATGACCCGCATCGTAGAGCTGGCGGGAATAAACCTCCTCGCCAAGCGCGGCTTCCACCGCGAGATGATTGTTCACGAAAAAATGCCGCGGCATGTAGATCATCGGCAGGCCGTCCGTCGACCAGATGCCGGTCTCGGGATCGACCTCGATGGGGATCTCGGGCTTGACCATGCCTCAGCGGCCCTTTCGCACGGGAACCGGCACAGCGATCGGCGCCTCGTCCCTGGCGCGGGCGTCGTGACCGGCATGGTCCGACTCGGCAGCCTCCAGATCATCCGGCCGGCCCACGTCGATCCAGTATTCGTGAACGGGAAACACGCCAATCCGCAGGCCGGCCCGGTGACCGAGGTCGAGCATGTCGGGCATGTCGATGGCCCGGCCTTGCGGCACCTGGGCGAGAAACGGCGCGCCGAGATAGTACATGCCCGCCGCGACGAACTGGCTCAATGTCGGCTTTTCCCGAATGCCCTGGAATAATCCCTGATCGTCATGACTCACCACACCATAGGGTATGCGCAAGTCATATCGCGAAACGCCGATCGTCGCGTCAAGGTCACGTGTTAGGTGGAACTCCCGTAAGGCTCGATAATCAACACGCGTCACGACGTCACCGTTGACAAGTACAATCTCGTCTCTGATCGAAAGCGGGAGCAGTCCAAGCGCGCCGGCCGTTCCGAGCGGCTCTTTCTCCCGAATAAAATGAATACACGCCCGATTCTGGCGTTGTTCAACAAAATTCTCAATTTTTTCAGCAAGGAAATGCACCGCAATATAGATATTTTTACACCCCGCATCTTCCAGCTGCTCAAGAATACGGTCAAGAATCGGACGCCGGCCGACACGCAGTAGCGGCTTGGGTACGTCTTTTGTTCGGGCGCCAAGGCGCCGGCCGTAGCCTCCCGCCATGACCAGCGCATTGGCAAAAACGTCACTGGGTTTTTCAATTGCAAGTATTTCAAGCAATCGCCCATCATCGTCCAAAATCGGCAAAAACTTTGCTTCTCGCAGTAGAGGTAGGTTGCCCGTGTCATCGCCGGGCCGCCCGGTTCTGGGCGTATGGTACATACATTTACGCGCCGGATCGTTCAGCGTAACACCGCATAAAATTGCACGGCGCACATCACCATCAGTTATTGTACCGAGCAAATTGCGTTCTTCGTCAACAACGAGCTGAAAAAGATGCACTGATGACGCATTAATCCGAGCCAAAACATCGCGAATTGGCAAGTCGGGACCACAGAGAAGAAAGTCGATGTCTTTGATGGGAAACATAAGAGTGATTGGAAAAATTACGCCTAGAGCAGGCACAACAATAATTTTGACCCGTTGCATTCTAGACGTGTCACGCTTGTCAGAAACATAACAATAACGTTGGGCCCAAACTGCACATGGCTCGCAAAATCGCCTTGACGGCATTCGAACGCATATAGTGGATTCGTGTGTACATAACCTACTGGAAAAGTATCGATAACATGATAACGCAAGCACGCCTGCACGCTTTGACGCTTGCCGCCAGACGACGGCTTGCTCGCGCTCTGGGCGTGTACTCGGACCCCTATCCCTCGCCTCCCAGCGATATCAATTTGAGCCCAAGCAGGCAGCACCGGCATGACTATGACTCCGCTCCATTGCTCTTGTCTTGGCGCAACAGCGGCAGCAAAAGCGGAAATGAATGGCAAAATTTGGCGCGCGCCAAATTGGCTGAGTTGAGCGGCTATTCTAGAGCCACACAAGCTCTGGAGGCTCGGTATAAGCAAACAGAACGGATGGAGGCGAGCAATCTCATCCGTAAAAGCTGCTATCTCCGTACTGGCGAAATGCGTGACATTCCTGTCCATCTGATTTTCAACCCGTCCCTAGATGGGCCGTTACCAGTAATGATCTGCTTGCAGGGAACGAATTCCGGAATTCATCTCAGTTGGGGCGGCGTTCGCATGCCGGCAGATCCGGAGCGCATTGCGCGTGGCGCACCTAATGCCTTGCAATCGGCACAACGTGGCTACATGGCTGTGGCCATTGAGCAGGCCTGCTTTGGTGAACGCCGAGAGCGCCATATTGAGAAACCGGCAAACGATCCTTGTATTGATGCGGCCAACCACGCTCTGTTGCTGGGTAGAACGCTTTTGGGTGAACGGGCCAGCGATGTTTCTGCTTTGATCGATTGGCTGGAGGGCGGCGCGCACGAAATGACGCTTGATCTCACCAAATTGCATATTATGGGTAATTCGTCGGGCGGGACGACGGCGCTCTTCAGCATGGCACTCGACGCGCGCATCGCGGCGGGTCTGATTGGTGGATGCGTTGGCTATTTGCGCGAAACAATTGGTTGGCGCGCAGACCCGAGCGGTCAAAACGTTATTCCGGGAATTCTCAATTGGCTTGAAATGGACGATATCGTCGCCCTCCTGGCGCCTCGGCCGGCAGTGCTGTTTGCCGGCAAAGACGACCATATCTGGCCCTATGCCGGGGCAGAGGCGGTGGCTGAATCCGCGCGCGCCGTCTATCGCGCCCTCGGTGCGCACGACAATCTGCAAACCGCTCCAGCCCCGGGCGGGCACAGCTATCACCCGGACGTGGCATGGCCCGCCTTCGAGGCGCTGTTGAAAGACAGTGCGTGAAATCATCTTAGAAAGATGAATCCGCTTCCTGCAGGAATGCGATTTCCTCGGCCGTGCTGGTGCGCCCCAAATCGGAATTGCGATGCGGGAAGCGGCCGAAGCGATCAATTATTTCCTGGTGGCGGAGGGTATATTTGAAGGTGTCGCCATCTTCGAGCGAGCGGAATAGTTCGACCGAGCGCGCTTGATCATCGACATCTTCGCTGTGTTGCAACGGCATATAAAGAAATCGCCGCTCGTCCTCGCTCATGCCTTCGTCAAATCCTCGCACGAGAGCAAGGGTCATTATCCCGCGCGCCTGATCGTCCGCCGCATAGGCGCGCGGATCGTTGCGATAAAGATTACGCGAGAATTGATCGAGCAGAATGATTTCGCCAAGGCAGCCCTCGGGCATTCCCCGCCAATGCGCGAGCTCGTCGGCCACTGCCCTTTTGTGCAGCTCCAAAAATTTCACGCGAATTTCCGCATCCAAGGCATCATCCTGGCTGAACCACTGCTCGGGGCCCGTCTGCACAAGCCAAAATTCAAGAACCTGCCGCAACGCGGCATCTTCGATTTGTGGGAGATCGTTCATAATCGCACCTCGGCGTCCGGGCAGCGCCGCTTCATTCCTCTGGTGGACGGATCGGAAGCGGGTGTGATATGAGCGCGGCCATGGCCGAGTTCGAAAACAAGTTCAGCGG
The sequence above is a segment of the Pseudomonadota bacterium genome. Coding sequences within it:
- a CDS encoding DUF924 domain-containing protein, with amino-acid sequence MNDLPQIEDAALRQVLEFWLVQTGPEQWFSQDDALDAEIRVKFLELHKRAVADELAHWRGMPEGCLGEIILLDQFSRNLYRNDPRAYAADDQARGIMTLALVRGFDEGMSEDERRFLYMPLQHSEDVDDQARSVELFRSLEDGDTFKYTLRHQEIIDRFGRFPHRNSDLGRTSTAEEIAFLQEADSSF
- a CDS encoding DUF5943 domain-containing protein, producing MVKPEIPIEVDPETGIWSTDGLPMIYMPRHFFVNNHLAVEAALGEEVYSRQLYDAGHKSAWVWCEKEAATHGLEGLEVFHHYMRRISQRGWGRFTVVSVDGESGAADVRLDHSVFVEHCGTDAGRKLCYMYAGWFAGSLEWVVQTTGRRFTLTSHEALCRADGAEHCLFAVRPA
- a CDS encoding sugar phosphate nucleotidyltransferase: MQRVKIIVVPALGVIFPITLMFPIKDIDFLLCGPDLPIRDVLARINASSVHLFQLVVDEERNLLGTITDGDVRRAILCGVTLNDPARKCMYHTPRTGRPGDDTGNLPLLREAKFLPILDDDGRLLEILAIEKPSDVFANALVMAGGYGRRLGARTKDVPKPLLRVGRRPILDRILEQLEDAGCKNIYIAVHFLAEKIENFVEQRQNRACIHFIREKEPLGTAGALGLLPLSIRDEIVLVNGDVVTRVDYRALREFHLTRDLDATIGVSRYDLRIPYGVVSHDDQGLFQGIREKPTLSQFVAAGMYYLGAPFLAQVPQGRAIDMPDMLDLGHRAGLRIGVFPVHEYWIDVGRPDDLEAAESDHAGHDARARDEAPIAVPVPVRKGR
- a CDS encoding winged helix-turn-helix transcriptional regulator; its protein translation is MNRDSREDSIVLDLLERIDDSDAVSQRRLANDLGIALGLTNAYIKRCINKGLIKVSQAPARRYKYYLTPHGFAEKSRLTAQFFSDSFTAFRRWRQSYDRLFAELEARGVKTAGLCGRGELVEIAVLCSLNSSVEVVGIWNPSGHQSSVRGVPVIELDGVVDPDCWILAENDSARAAYDRLLATVPAARVAVPHSLRRQIENAPAEQGS